The Sorangiineae bacterium MSr11954 DNA segment CCATCCAGAAGACGTCCTTGTTGTAGTAGCGGAACGTCTGCTCCATGTTCGTGAAGGAGAACACGATGAGGAAGTTCACCAGGATGCCCGCGAAGATGCTGTTGTCGCCGAACGCGCGCTTCGCGGCCTCCACGTTGAGCGGCGAGAGCGAGCGCACGGGCTTGGCCGCGCGCTTCTCCTTTGGTAGCGACTCGGCCAAGCCGAGCAGCACCCAAACGAAATTGATCACGCCCAGCGCCGCGGCCGCGAAGCAGGTGACCGCGCCCGTGTGGCCGTTGATGGTGATCTTGGCCAGCACCCCGCCGAAGCCCGGCCCCAAGACGAACCCGAGCCCGAACGCCATGCCGATCATGCCCATGCCGCGCGCTCGCTCCTCCGGCTTGGTCACATCGGCGATGTAGGCGCTGGCCGTCCCCAAGTTGGCGGTGGCGATGCCGCCGAACATGCGCGCGGCGAAGAGCCACCCCACGTGGTTGCCGTAGGCGATGCCGAGCCCGAGCCCGAGCATGGTGAGCACGTTTGCGGCGACCGACCAGACCAGAACGGGACGGCGTCCCACCCGGTCGGAAAGTCTTCCCCACACCGGGACGAACAGAAACTGCATCAGCGAGTAAACCGCGCTGAGCAAGGTCCCGACCAAGGCGGTGGTGTGAAAGTTGTCCCGTGCCTCCTCGGCCAAGAAGGGGATGACCAAGCCAAAGCCGAGAAGATCGAGAAAAACGGTGAGGAAAATCGCACCGAGGGACGGACGTCGCATCGAACTTGCGCGGGACTGTGTCATGGTCCTGTCGGCGTTGAAAGACGGCCGCTGCAAGGTGCAGACCTCCGCGCGTGCACGAACGCTTCCCGGTTCCCTTTCGGGCCCGGTAGCACCGAGTCGCATTGGCCGAGGATATCGAATCCCACTACCTCGATGGCCCGGACGGCGCCGGCGATGGCCTGCTCGCGCACGGCATCGTCGCGCACCACCCCTTTGGTCCGCGTGGCCTCCTCGCGCCCCACCTCGAACTGCGGTTTGACCAGGGCGACCAGCTCGCCACCCTCGCGGGTCACCCGTGCGATCGCCTCGGTCAGCCGATCGATGCCGATGAACGAAGCATCGACCACCGTGAGATCCACGGCGCCGCCGATGCTCTCGGCCGTCAAGGTGCGCGCGTTGGTGCGCTCCATGACGACCACGCGCGGATCGACCCGCAGCTTGTGGGCGAGCTGTCCGTAGCCCACGTCGACGGCGATGACCGCGCGCGCGCCCCGCTGGAGGAGGCAATCGGTGAACCCGCCGGTGGACGCGCCCAAGTCGAGGCAGCGCAAATCGGTGGGGCGCACGCCGAACGCGTCGAGCGCCCCTTCGAGCTTGACCCCGCCGCGCGACACATAAGGATGATCCGCACCGCGCACGACGATGGGCGCGTCGTCGGCGACGGTGGCGCCCGCCTTCTCGACGCGGGTGTCGCCCACGTAAACGGTGCCCGCGAGCACCATGGCCTGCGCGCGCGCCCGCGAGGGGGCGAGACCGCGGTTGACGAGGAGCTGATCGACACGGATCCGGGGCTTGGCCATGGCAACCGGCACCTCTTTAGTGGATGGCGGCGTCGGGGTGAAGCGCGCGCGCCAAAACGGCGACCCCCTCGATGACGCGCGGTCCCGGGCGGAGCACGCTATCGTCGACGATGGGGACCACCCGCCCGCCTTTCACGGCGCGAAGCTCGCTCCACCCGGGTGCATCGCGCGTGATCCGCTGGTGGCCGTGCGATCCAGCCACGGCCGCGTTCACGACCACGTCGGGGTCCAGGGCCAAGATCTGCTCCATGCCGAGGGTCGGATAGACGGCCCCGTCGCGTACCGCGTTGTCGCCCTCGGCATGGTCGATCATCTCGTTGGAGAAGCTCTTGGGGCCACCGACCACGATGGGCTCGAGGCCGAACACGATGAGCACGCGCGGGCGCGGCCGGCCTGCCACGGCGGCGCGCACCTCGGCTTCGCGGGCGTGCATGCGGGCGATCAGCGCCTCCGCCTCCTTGGTGTGACCGGTGCGGTTGCCCATGCCGAGGAGCATGGCATCGATTTGAGCGAATGATTCGGTCTCGGGAAAATACCCCTCGGTGCCGAACGCAACGAGCCGATCGAGCAGCTGCACCCCCGCGGGGCCGCGTCCGCCGACCACGAGATCCGGCTTCAGCGCCAAGACGGCTTCGAAATTGGGGTCGGCGTAGCCTCCGACCTGGGGCAAGGCCAGGGCTTCCGGCGGAAAATCACAGTAGCGCGAACGCCCGACCACCACGTCTTTTGCGCCGATGGCAAAGAGCGCCTCGGTCGTGGACGGCGAAAGGGAGACCACCCGCTTGGCCACGCGCGCCGCGGCGTCGATCTTGGCCGCCGGCGGCGAATCCTGGTGTTTTCGGGAGCAATGGCAGCTCAGCGCGATCAGGACGAGGGAGACGGCGAGGGCGACGGTCAGGGCAGGGCGACGCGACCCGGGGGGGACGAAACGGGGCATATCGCCCGGCACTCTACTCGAGACGCCATGCGGCACGCCGGCGGCGGTGCGGCACGCCGGCGGCGGCGCGCCGGAATCGGCGGGGGGTGCGC contains these protein-coding regions:
- a CDS encoding MFS transporter, producing the protein MRRPSLGAIFLTVFLDLLGFGLVIPFLAEEARDNFHTTALVGTLLSAVYSLMQFLFVPVWGRLSDRVGRRPVLVWSVAANVLTMLGLGLGIAYGNHVGWLFAARMFGGIATANLGTASAYIADVTKPEERARGMGMIGMAFGLGFVLGPGFGGVLAKITINGHTGAVTCFAAAALGVINFVWVLLGLAESLPKEKRAAKPVRSLSPLNVEAAKRAFGDNSIFAGILVNFLIVFSFTNMEQTFRYYNKDVFWMDQLQSGLLLAAIGVTAALVQGGLMRPLTKRYSEPTLIPVGVMVQAVAFFGLVFAPSAGKGLLYASSLLLAVGNGITQPTVSSYVSRRASATEQGAILGTNQSAASLARVIGPACGGFVYGAYGPRSPYITATIGMLIALTCTIALARDQKTSTQMS
- a CDS encoding helical backbone metal receptor, which gives rise to MPRFVPPGSRRPALTVALAVSLVLIALSCHCSRKHQDSPPAAKIDAAARVAKRVVSLSPSTTEALFAIGAKDVVVGRSRYCDFPPEALALPQVGGYADPNFEAVLALKPDLVVGGRGPAGVQLLDRLVAFGTEGYFPETESFAQIDAMLLGMGNRTGHTKEAEALIARMHAREAEVRAAVAGRPRPRVLIVFGLEPIVVGGPKSFSNEMIDHAEGDNAVRDGAVYPTLGMEQILALDPDVVVNAAVAGSHGHQRITRDAPGWSELRAVKGGRVVPIVDDSVLRPGPRVIEGVAVLARALHPDAAIH
- a CDS encoding TlyA family RNA methyltransferase — translated: MAKPRIRVDQLLVNRGLAPSRARAQAMVLAGTVYVGDTRVEKAGATVADDAPIVVRGADHPYVSRGGVKLEGALDAFGVRPTDLRCLDLGASTGGFTDCLLQRGARAVIAVDVGYGQLAHKLRVDPRVVVMERTNARTLTAESIGGAVDLTVVDASFIGIDRLTEAIARVTREGGELVALVKPQFEVGREEATRTKGVVRDDAVREQAIAGAVRAIEVVGFDILGQCDSVLPGPKGNREAFVHARRSAPCSGRLSTPTGP